In Polyangiaceae bacterium, the genomic window GCCGCTCTCGTTGTAACCGAGCTGAACGATGGCGTTCTTCAGCCAGCGGCCGCCACCCTCGAGGTCGAGCGACTCCGGCAGGGTGTAGTAGCCCTCGGAGGGCAGCGCTTTCAGCGTCTTGGCCCAGGTCGGCGAGCGCAGAGGGGTGGTCGGATCCCCCCAGAACCAGCGGTTGTTGCGGTTCTGTCCGGGGCGTACCACGAACTTCACGCCGCCGTTCTGCGGTTGGCCGAGGTAGACAAGGACGCCGGCGGGGAAGGCCTCTTCGTGGCCGGGATAAGGCTGAGTCGTGCGATAGAGTCCGGGATCGGGGAGGTCGAGCATGGGAGGGGCGCGAATCTAACCCATCGTCGCCGATGCACAAGCGCTCCGGCGCTGGCAGACTCCGTCCGTGTCGTCCCGAGCCCTCCCGACCGTCGCCTGTGCTCTGATCCTCGGCTGCGCCCCGCGCGGCGGCAGCTCAGGGGGCGCCGGCTCCGAGCCAATCGAGCGCCCCCAAGGGCCGGTGGGCCTGGAGGACGCGCGTCGGTACGTCCTCGGCCTGGTCAACCGCGACCGCGCCGAGGAGGGGCTCCCCGCCGTCGAGCGCGACGAGACGGCGGAGCGCGCGGGCCAGCGCCATGTGGAGGACATGGTCAAGAACGGCTTCACCGCCCACTGGGGCACGGACGGTTCGGTGCCGGAGCAGCGCTACACGGAGGTCGGCGGCGTGCACTTCGTCCAGGAGAACGCGGCCTGCTTCTTCGACGGTACGGTGCGCGAGCTCGACCCCAACCCGAGCTTCTCGGCCGAGCAGCTGGAGCAGATCGAGAGCGCGTTCATCAACGAGACCCCGCCCAACGACGGTCATCGCAAGAACATCCTGAAGAAGTGGCACAACAAGCTGGGCGTTGGGCTGGCCAAGCCGGTCGGAGTCGACCAGCCCTGCATGGCGCAGGAGTTCGTTGACGAATACGGCGAATACGACGGCTTGCCCCAGCAAGCGAAGCTCGGGCAGAAGATCACCGTCGCCGGTGAGATCCACGCGCCCGCGGAGTTCGGTGGCATCGGTCTGGCGCGCATCGAGCCCGCCAAGAAGCTCAGCGCGGCGCACTTGAACGGCACCAGCTCCTACCCGGTGCCGAACCCGAAGGACCTGTATTTTCCCGCGGGCTTCAAGACCCCGAAACCGGTGAAGCTCGACGGTAAGCGCTTCAGCATCGAGCTGGACCTGAAGCACCCGGCGGGTCCCGGTCGTTTCGAAGTCAGCGTCTGGGGCCGCTATCCGGGCGACAAGGCGTTCGTGATGGTGAGCCTCAGGACCATCGACGTGAGGTAGACTGCGCGGTCTGTCGATGCCGCGCCGGATCGGACAAGTCGTCTCGGACCGCTACGTGCTCGCCGAGCTGATCGGCAAGGGCGGGCACTCCGTGGTCTACCGCGCGCTCGACCGCAAGGGCGGGCCGAACGTGGCGGTCAAGGTCCTCCAGGACGAGTTCGCCGGCAACGAGGAGTACTCGGTCCGCTTGGTCCGCGAACACCGGGTGATGACGCTCCTGGCCGGCACTGCCGCCGTGCCCGTGCGCGGGCTGGCCACAAGCCCCGACGGCGCCGTGTGTCTGGTGATGGAGCTCTTACGGGGCAAAGACCTGGACGACTTGCTGGCGGAAATGGCGACTGAAGGACGGCGTATGGGGGTTCGGAGCCTGGTCGAGCTGCTCTGTCCCATCGTGGACACGCTGGAGAAGGCCCACGCGCTCGGCATCATTCATCGCGACATCAAGCCCGGGAACGTCTACGTGCTGAGCTCCGACCCCGTCGACGTACGCCTGATCGACTTCGGCTTGGCCAAGCTCGACAACGCCCGGCCGCTCACCCGGGGCGGCATGATCATGGGCTCGCCGAGCTACATCGCCCCCGAGGTCTGGAAGGGCGACTCACGCATCCTGGACCACCGCATGGACGTCTATTCGTTCGGGGCGATCGTGTTTCGCGCGCTCGGCGGGCGTGTCCCCTTCGATGCGCCGAACATCATGGACAAGGTCGAGCTCATCACCAAGGCGCCTCGCCCGAGCCTGTTTGCGCTCCGCGACGACCTGCCCGCGGGCATCGACGCCTGGGTGGAGCAGGTGCTCGCCATCGAGCCCGACCAGCGCTTCCGCAAGATCCGCGCGGCCTGGAACGCCCTGCTCGACACCCTGGATTTCCGCAGAACGTACGAACGGGATGAACCGAGCGCGAGCGCGCGCTGAGAGGAGAGAGACGTGGCAATCAAGAAGAAGCCGAGCGCAAAGCCGTCGGCGGCGAAGAAGCCGGCCAAGCAGGACACGCCACCGGATCCGCTCTTGGGCAAGCGGGCTCCCAAGCTGCCGGGCGCGGGGCCCGGAGCGGGCGGGCCGTATGTGCTCTACTTCTATCCGAAGGACGACACTCCGGGCTGCACGAAGGAGGCGTGCGACTTCCGCGACGGCCTCTCGGCCTTCCGCAAGGCCGGCGTGCGCGTGATCGGGGTGAGCCCGGACAGCGAGG contains:
- a CDS encoding CAP domain-containing protein, which translates into the protein MSSRALPTVACALILGCAPRGGSSGGAGSEPIERPQGPVGLEDARRYVLGLVNRDRAEEGLPAVERDETAERAGQRHVEDMVKNGFTAHWGTDGSVPEQRYTEVGGVHFVQENAACFFDGTVRELDPNPSFSAEQLEQIESAFINETPPNDGHRKNILKKWHNKLGVGLAKPVGVDQPCMAQEFVDEYGEYDGLPQQAKLGQKITVAGEIHAPAEFGGIGLARIEPAKKLSAAHLNGTSSYPVPNPKDLYFPAGFKTPKPVKLDGKRFSIELDLKHPAGPGRFEVSVWGRYPGDKAFVMVSLRTIDVR
- a CDS encoding serine/threonine protein kinase is translated as MPRRIGQVVSDRYVLAELIGKGGHSVVYRALDRKGGPNVAVKVLQDEFAGNEEYSVRLVREHRVMTLLAGTAAVPVRGLATSPDGAVCLVMELLRGKDLDDLLAEMATEGRRMGVRSLVELLCPIVDTLEKAHALGIIHRDIKPGNVYVLSSDPVDVRLIDFGLAKLDNARPLTRGGMIMGSPSYIAPEVWKGDSRILDHRMDVYSFGAIVFRALGGRVPFDAPNIMDKVELITKAPRPSLFALRDDLPAGIDAWVEQVLAIEPDQRFRKIRAAWNALLDTLDFRRTYERDEPSASAR